From the Chitinolyticbacter meiyuanensis genome, one window contains:
- a CDS encoding DUF4344 domain-containing metallopeptidase has protein sequence MQLKLQRVPNIRKLLKAMPKPLLALRNRKQLKATPKPLLALLNRKPPKATPKPLLALRNRKPPKATPKTRLLRRSNILMPTARMPISLAASAAYIERTAIAVLSFLGGKMKQKVRLGLCSLGLMLLLAACCEKVSTESKPTAKVNKTFKFVYSPPKNPDLKPYFELLQQRKAQEGMEPILALVNWPDGMTLETKECGQANAFYWPGKSLIVTCYEMYKDMRDKAEAQMQHRSAEYRRRVTIGGMKFLFLHELGHGFFDIFKVPIIGNPEDAADAFAIYALLKSKNPEVHWILQGAKFFFMKNHADFGSTKDLQFGAFADAHPLHQQRYFNMLCFAYGSDPKHYGFLVEKGYLPEGRAKSCPQDWRRLDESMKQLVTPHLDQTELKKRQAMLSAKQDPEAYDASSIDALKREGESTKK, from the coding sequence GTGCAGCTGAAACTGCAACGGGTGCCGAACATCCGCAAGCTGCTGAAGGCAATGCCGAAACCGCTACTGGCGCTGCGCAACCGCAAGCAGCTGAAGGCAACGCCGAAACCGCTACTGGCGCTGCTCAACCGCAAGCCGCCGAAGGCAACGCCGAAACCGCTACTGGCGCTGCGCAACCGCAAGCCGCCGAAGGCAACGCCGAAAACGCGACTGCTCCGGCGAAGTAACATTCTGATGCCGACAGCGAGGATGCCTATATCACTCGCTGCATCGGCTGCATATATTGAAAGGACAGCAATTGCTGTCCTTTCTTTTCTTGGGGGCAAGATGAAACAGAAGGTACGTTTAGGACTGTGCAGCTTGGGCCTTATGTTGCTGCTGGCTGCGTGTTGCGAGAAGGTAAGCACTGAAAGCAAGCCTACCGCTAAAGTCAACAAGACATTCAAGTTCGTGTACTCCCCCCCGAAGAACCCCGATCTGAAGCCGTATTTCGAATTACTGCAGCAGCGAAAAGCGCAAGAAGGGATGGAGCCTATCCTGGCGCTGGTCAACTGGCCTGATGGGATGACCTTGGAGACCAAGGAGTGCGGGCAGGCCAACGCATTCTATTGGCCAGGTAAATCGCTGATCGTGACCTGCTACGAGATGTATAAGGACATGCGTGACAAGGCCGAAGCGCAGATGCAACACCGTTCTGCCGAATACCGCCGTCGCGTCACTATCGGTGGCATGAAATTCCTGTTTCTCCATGAGCTAGGGCACGGCTTCTTCGATATTTTCAAGGTGCCCATCATTGGAAATCCAGAAGATGCGGCTGATGCGTTTGCGATCTATGCATTGCTGAAATCAAAAAATCCCGAAGTGCATTGGATACTGCAAGGTGCGAAATTCTTCTTCATGAAAAACCATGCAGACTTTGGCAGCACCAAAGATTTACAATTCGGTGCATTTGCTGATGCCCATCCACTCCACCAGCAGCGCTATTTCAATATGCTCTGCTTTGCTTATGGCAGCGATCCCAAGCACTACGGCTTCCTTGTGGAAAAGGGCTATCTGCCAGAAGGGCGGGCCAAGTCTTGCCCTCAGGACTGGCGACGACTGGATGAATCCATGAAGCAGCTTGTCACCCCGCATCTGGATCAGACCGAGTTGAAAAAGCGTCAAGCCATGCTAAGTGCCAAGCAAGACCCGGAAGCCTATGATGCGTCGAGTATCGATGCACTGAAACGTGAAGGTGAATCAACAAAGAAATGA